The genomic segment CGTGGAAGTAGACATCATCAATGAACAAGGTCGAGTGATTATCACTCACAATGATTCCCGCGTGGAACTTATTGATGATCTTGCACATGCAGTACGAGTGGAAAAGGTTGAGGGCTAACACACGATGAAGCTTCTGGTTACCGGTGGCGCTGGCTATGTGGGCAGTGTTGCTGCCACTGTTCTTATTGAACATGGGCACGATGTCACAATCATTGACAATTTCAGCACCGGCAACCGTGAAGCAGTGCCCGCAGCTGCTCGCCTTGTTGAAGGCGATGTCAGCGAGGTTGTCGACAACGTCCTATCTGAAGGCGGATTTGATGGAGTTGTCCACTTCGCAGCCCGCTCTTTGGTCGGCGAATCCGTAGAAAAGCCACACGAGTACTGGCATGACAATGTTGGAACCGCACTCACTCTGCTTGATTCCATGCGCGCACATGATGTAAAAAACCTCGTCTTTTCCTCCACTGCTGCCACCTACGGTGAGCCAGAGGTAGTCCCCATCACCGAGGACATGCCAACTCAGCCCACCAACGCATACGGTGCCACTAAATTAGCCATCGATCATGCCATCACGTCCTATGCCACCGCATTTGGCCTTGCTGCAACCAGCTTGCGCTATTTCAATGTTGCCGGCGCATATGGATCAATTGGTGAAAACCGCGAAGTAGAAACCCACCTGATCCCACTCGTACTCCAGGTAGCAACCGGAGATCGCGAGAAAATTTTCATGTTCGGCGATGACTGGCCAACCCCAGATGGCACCGCTGTCCGCGATTACATCCACATTCTTGACCTCGCAAAAGCACATGTCTTGGCGTTGGAATCCAATGAAGCCGGCAAGCACCGCATTTTCAACCTGGGATCCGGTGATGGCTACAGCGTGAAACAAGTTGTAGATATGTGCCGCGCTGTCACCGGACATCCGATTCCTGCAGAGATCGCGCCCCGGCGCGCCGGAGACCCAGCAACTCTTATTGCATCTTCTACAAAGGCGCAACAAAAGCTAGGTTGGTCTCCCCAGCACACCGATCTGCGCACCATAGTCGAGGATGCATGGGCTTTTACATCCCAACTTGGTGATCGCTCGCACGCAGCCAAAAAGGCTTAATCTGCTTCTGGAACTGGAACGTGATAGTCCCGCAGTTGCTGGTTTCCCCGAAGGCAGGCGTCGATAAGCCTGGTTGTTTGCCCGTTAAAGAGGCCTTCCCTCAGCAGATGGCTGAGGTTATGGCGCGGGGTGGTAGCGATGGAGGCCTCTAGGGCCGGCATAGCTTTCATGCTGAGTCCCATGGAAATTGCTGATAGCGCATACAAGCTCAAGGCGTTGGAGCGGATTTCTCCGTTGAAGGTGCAGGCGGCAGCGCGTAAGAGCAGTGCTGCTTCCCGAGGAAAATCCACGCATAAATGCAAGATGGCATCACGTAAAAAGCTTCCAGATAGATATGTAGCCACGGTTTGTAGCAGGTCAGGTTCTTTCAGCAATACCTCGATATTCTCTGCACTAGAATGTACACCGCCACAAAGCTTCTTAGTTTTTTCTAATGCATGAGTAAATACTTCAAGCACGGTTAAAAAATAATGTCCGGAATCATCAGTGTTAATTTTGTGCTCAATGTCTTCGGCGAGCCGTTGCGCTTCTTTTTCTAATTTCTTCAGCTTTGTAACTGGCACATATGAATTATTGCGGTTGAACATGGCGAAAGCTTCATCCCGATTAAGTTCTGGCAGGTGTCCTTCCTCCAGCATCTTCTGCGTTGCAACTGCAGCAATAATCGGAGAAATCCGGCCGAATTCCCACTCGGAGATACCGTGATCATCGTGTTCTAATGCATGCGGTTCGGGACCAAAGCACAACATATATGGCTCGCCGCTAATGATCTCTCGAGTAAACCAGCACCCGGTGAGGTTGATGATCCCTTGTTCTGCGGCTTCTAAGAGCTGATCAATAGTGTCATCAAGTACCTCGGGGCGGAGCTTTTGAGAGATAACAAAAGCAAAGATTCGAGAGGGATCAAAAGATTCCACTGCTTGAGCAACATCTGGTAGTAGACGTAAGTCATCTACATCAAGTCGGATAACTGGGCCGAGCGTGAGCGTTGTCGTGTCATCTTCGAACAACATACATGCAAGAACAATTGATTCAGAGGGGTAAAAACCCAGAATTCCTGGGATATTAGCGAGTAATTCGCCTGGGGTTTGAAGGATGGTCGTTGGTTCGTTTCGGTCTGCTTTGGCTGACATGCCGATCAGTATGTAAGGAATTTAAACTCTTGTCTCCCCTGATTCATCAAAACCGCGCCAAAACTGTGGATAACTTTTTTCATCCACAGGCCGTGCCACAAAACTTCTTAAACCTGCACGTAGAAGAGGTTCCCAACTTGGGAAAATAATAGAAGAAAATCAGTTAGACTTGGCAAAATCCTTAAGCTGCGCGCTACCTGTATTAACAATGATGTAATTTTAGGGATTATTTCCCCTACTATCCCTGTTGTACTGAACAGTTGCCAGTTCGAGAAGCCTTGTCAAAAGCTTAAGGTGGCAGTACAAAGCGTTAAAAGGAGGAAAAATGTCGGATAACAATGATCGTATGTACGAACTTGAGTACCCGTCACCGGAGGTGAGTGGACAAACCGCCGGTGGCCCAACGCTCATCATTGCCCTCCAGGGATATGCCGATGCCGGACATGCCGTGGAAGCCAGCTCCTCGCACCTGATGGAGGCTCTTGATCACCGTTTGATTGCTTCCTTTAACAATGATGAGCTCATTGATTACCGCTCGCGTCGTCCGCTTGTTGTCATCGAACACAATGAAGTCAGCAGCATGGATGAACTGAACTTAGGGCTTCATGTTGTCCGCGACAACGACAATAAACCATTTTTAGTTCTTGCTGGCCCAGAACCTGATTTGAGATGGGGCGATTTCAGTAATGCTGTGGTAGATCTGGTGGAGAAATTCGGCGTAGAAAACACAATCTGTCTCTATGCTGCTCCCATGACTGTTCCGCATACCCGCCCTACAGTTGTCACCGCACATGGAAATTCTGCAGATCGCTTGAAGGACCAGATCTCCTTGAATACGCGATTAAATGTGCCTGGTTCTGCATCCTTAAAACTAGAAATGATGCTGAAGGATAAGGGCAAGAATGTCTCCGGGTATACCGTGCATGTTCCCCACTATGTCTCTGCTTCCCCATATCCTGCAGCTACCTTAAAGCTGCTGCAGTCCATTGCGGATTCCGCAGATCTCAACCTTCCGCTTTTGGCACTGGAGCGTGACGCAGAAAAGGTACACCGTCAGCTCGTAGAGCAAACAGAAGATTCTGCAGAGATTCAACGCGTTGTTGGCGCGCTAGAACAGCAATACGATGCCGAGCTAGAGCGTTACTGGAATAAGCATCCTCAGGCAGTCATGCCCGGTGAATCTGATATCCCCAGCGGTGATGAGATCGGTGCGGAATTTGAAAAATTCCTCGCAGAGCTTGATACCGGCGCTGACAATCCAGACTCGCCATCAAGCGAATCAGATGCATCAGAGCCTCAGGACTCCCCTGAAGACTAAAAGTGTTGAGTGATAAACCTCAGGCACTATGTGGATAACAACCATATAGTGCCTGAGGTTTGTGCTATTTCTTAGGCTAGCTGCCCCCAGTGTCATAGGCGTTAGCTACGCTGGTTCATTGTGAACCTTTCTGAGATGCTTCCTGATCTTTCCGATGTCCCCGAAAGCTTGATGGATGAGTCCATTTTTGACAGCTTTTTGAGTTGGACCCGTGAGCGTGGGATTTCCCTATACCCTGCTCAGGAAGAAGCGGCCCTAGGAATCCTTGCCGGTGACAATGTCATCCTGGCAACACCAACCGGCTCAGGAAAATCCATGGTGGCCATTGCCGCGCACTTCATTGCCATGGCTAGAGGCCAACGCAGTTTCTACACCGCCCCGATTAAAGCACTGGTGAGTGAGAAGTTTTTCGCCCTGTGTGAAATCTTCGGTGCGGAAAACGTGGGCATGATGACTGGCGATGCAACAGTCAATGGCAAAGCCCCAATTATTTGTGCCACTGCGGAAATCGTTGCCAATATTGCTTTGCGCGATGGCTCAGGTGCAGCCATTGATCAGGTAGTGATGGATGAGTTCCACTACTACTCTGAACCAGACCGTGGTTGGGCATGGCAGGTTCCTTTGTTGGAACTCTCCAGGGCACAGTTCCTCCTCATGTCTGCGACTTTGGGCGATACCGAATGGTTGGAAAAAGACCTGCAGCAGCGCACTGGCCGCACCGCAAACTTTGTGGGAGGCACCGAGCGTCCCGTGCCATTGGAGTTCTCCTATGTCTATACTCCAGTCCACGAAACCATTGAAGAGCTACTGAAAGATACCAAAGCTCCCATCTATGTCGTTCATTTCACCCAACGTGATGCCATCGAGCGTGCGCAGGCGCTGACCTCTTTAACCGTGGTCAACAAAGAAGAAAAAGAACTCATTGCTGCAGAGATTGGTGATTTCCGATTCAGCACCACCTTCGGAAAAACACTGTCTAAATTATTGCGCCGTGGCATTGGTGTCCACCATGCCGGCATGCTTCCCAAGTATCGTCGTTTGGTGGAAAAGCTTTCCCAAACAGGTCTGCTCAAGGTTATTTGCGGAACAGACACTCTTGGCGTGGGTATCAATGTTCCCATCCGTACGGTGCTCATGACTGGTCTTGTGAAATTTGATGGCACCAGAGAGCGCGTTTTGAAGTCTCGTGAATTCCACCAGATTGCCGGTCGCGCCGGTCGTGCCGGATACGACACCATGGGAACTGTCGTTATTCAGGCCCCAGAGCATGAGATTGAAAACCACCGCCTGCGGGAAAAAGCTGGCCAGGATCCTAAAAAGCTGAAGAAACTCCGTCTGAAAGCTACCCGACCTGGTGAAGTCACCTGGACTAAAAAGACCTACGAGCGACTCACCACTGCAGAGCCAGAACAGTTGAGCAGCTATTTCAAGGTCAGTAACTCCATGTTGCTCAATGTGATTGCACGACCTGGCGATGGCTACGCGCACATGAAACACCTGTTGCGTACCAACCATGACACCCGCACGAAGCAAAACAAGGATATTCTCACCGCGGTGGAACTGCTCAAGGGTTTAGTTAATGCGGGCATCGTAGAACGCACTGCTGATGGTCTCCCCGATGAGTCAGGCAGGGTCTATGCATTGACTCAGGAATTGCAACGAGACTTTGCGCTTAACCAACCTCTTGCGCCTTTCGCGCTTGCAGCCCTCACGCTGCTAGATAAAGAGTCTGATTCTTATACCCTCGATGCCATCAGTACTTTTGAGGCGATCCTGGAAGATCCTCGACAAATCCTCTTGGCACAACAAAAGGCACAGCGTGGTGAAGAAATCGCAGCTCTGAAATCAGAGGGCGTGGACTACACCGAACGCATGGCCATTATTGAAGATGTCACTTGGCCAAAACCTTTGGAAGATGAGCTGGAAAATGCTTTTGAAACTTTCCGAGAAGGCCATCCTTGGGCAAAAGAGTTTGAAATTAAGCCTAAATCAGTTGTCCGCGACATGATTGAACACGGCATGACATTTTCGGATTTGGTGGCTACCTATGGAGTTGCCCGCTCCGAAGGTGTTGCTTTGCGCTATCTCACCGATGCCTGGCGCACGCTGCAGCATTCGCTGCCCACTGATGCCCGCACCGAAGAATTAGACGATGTCGTGGTGTGGCTGGGCGAACTGATCAAGCAGGTAGACTCCTCCTTGGTTGATGAGTGGGCTCAAATGGCTGATCCAGATGCACCAATCAGTAAGGAAGATCTTGAGCGTGAGCTCGCTTTCGGCGTGGAGGATCCCACCGCACTTACCGCTAACCGCAGGGCCTTTACCATCATGGTGCGCAATGCGATGTTCAGATTAGTAGAGCTCTTTGCTTATGAGAAGGAAGACCAACTTTCTCAGATGACGGAATATCTAGACGATGTCCCAGATTTTGGTGCCGCGATGGACGCCTACTTTGAGGAATATGCCGATCTCGATACAGGCCCTGCAGCACGTGGTCCTGAATTCTTTAAGGTCGAGCAAACAGGACGTCTATGGGAAGTCCGTCAAGTGGTCAAGGATCCAGAAGGCGATAATTCTTTTGCCTTTGTCGCCACCATTGATCTCGATGCTTCCGATGACGCAGGTGAAGTGCGTTTTGCAGCATTATCGATTGACCACAACTAGGAAAAGACACCGATAAGCAGGGATATTGTAGTCACGTATTTGAGCGGTTTTACCTATAGCGCTTAAACACTGGCTATCTATCCCTGCATTTTCATTGTCATTTTCTTCAATACACCGTTATAGTTATAGGCATGAGCAATAAAGAGTACCGGCCCACACTTGCCCAGCTTCGCACCTTTGTCACCATCGCAGAATGCAAGCATTTTGGTACTGCTGCCACCAAGCTGTCCATTTCGCAGCCTTCCCTCTCCCAGGCTCTTGTAGCTTTAGAAACAGGTCTGGGAGTTCAGCTTATTGAACGCTCCACCCGCAAAGTTATCGTTACTCCAGCAGGTGAAAAACTCCTCCCCTTCGCCAAAGCAACTCTAGATGCTGCGGAATCTTTCCTTTCCCACGCCAGAGGCGCTAATGGTTCACTGACCGGGCCACTGACTGTAGGCATTATTCCTACTGCTGCTCCTTATATTTTGCCTGCCATGCTATCCATCGT from the Corynebacterium crudilactis genome contains:
- the galE gene encoding UDP-glucose 4-epimerase GalE, which encodes MKLLVTGGAGYVGSVAATVLIEHGHDVTIIDNFSTGNREAVPAAARLVEGDVSEVVDNVLSEGGFDGVVHFAARSLVGESVEKPHEYWHDNVGTALTLLDSMRAHDVKNLVFSSTAATYGEPEVVPITEDMPTQPTNAYGATKLAIDHAITSYATAFGLAATSLRYFNVAGAYGSIGENREVETHLIPLVLQVATGDREKIFMFGDDWPTPDGTAVRDYIHILDLAKAHVLALESNEAGKHRIFNLGSGDGYSVKQVVDMCRAVTGHPIPAEIAPRRAGDPATLIASSTKAQQKLGWSPQHTDLRTIVEDAWAFTSQLGDRSHAAKKA
- a CDS encoding DEAD/DEAH box helicase encodes the protein MNLSEMLPDLSDVPESLMDESIFDSFLSWTRERGISLYPAQEEAALGILAGDNVILATPTGSGKSMVAIAAHFIAMARGQRSFYTAPIKALVSEKFFALCEIFGAENVGMMTGDATVNGKAPIICATAEIVANIALRDGSGAAIDQVVMDEFHYYSEPDRGWAWQVPLLELSRAQFLLMSATLGDTEWLEKDLQQRTGRTANFVGGTERPVPLEFSYVYTPVHETIEELLKDTKAPIYVVHFTQRDAIERAQALTSLTVVNKEEKELIAAEIGDFRFSTTFGKTLSKLLRRGIGVHHAGMLPKYRRLVEKLSQTGLLKVICGTDTLGVGINVPIRTVLMTGLVKFDGTRERVLKSREFHQIAGRAGRAGYDTMGTVVIQAPEHEIENHRLREKAGQDPKKLKKLRLKATRPGEVTWTKKTYERLTTAEPEQLSSYFKVSNSMLLNVIARPGDGYAHMKHLLRTNHDTRTKQNKDILTAVELLKGLVNAGIVERTADGLPDESGRVYALTQELQRDFALNQPLAPFALAALTLLDKESDSYTLDAISTFEAILEDPRQILLAQQKAQRGEEIAALKSEGVDYTERMAIIEDVTWPKPLEDELENAFETFREGHPWAKEFEIKPKSVVRDMIEHGMTFSDLVATYGVARSEGVALRYLTDAWRTLQHSLPTDARTEELDDVVVWLGELIKQVDSSLVDEWAQMADPDAPISKEDLERELAFGVEDPTALTANRRAFTIMVRNAMFRLVELFAYEKEDQLSQMTEYLDDVPDFGAAMDAYFEEYADLDTGPAARGPEFFKVEQTGRLWEVRQVVKDPEGDNSFAFVATIDLDASDDAGEVRFAALSIDHN
- a CDS encoding DUF4192 domain-containing protein — protein: MSAKADRNEPTTILQTPGELLANIPGILGFYPSESIVLACMLFEDDTTTLTLGPVIRLDVDDLRLLPDVAQAVESFDPSRIFAFVISQKLRPEVLDDTIDQLLEAAEQGIINLTGCWFTREIISGEPYMLCFGPEPHALEHDDHGISEWEFGRISPIIAAVATQKMLEEGHLPELNRDEAFAMFNRNNSYVPVTKLKKLEKEAQRLAEDIEHKINTDDSGHYFLTVLEVFTHALEKTKKLCGGVHSSAENIEVLLKEPDLLQTVATYLSGSFLRDAILHLCVDFPREAALLLRAAACTFNGEIRSNALSLYALSAISMGLSMKAMPALEASIATTPRHNLSHLLREGLFNGQTTRLIDACLRGNQQLRDYHVPVPEAD
- a CDS encoding proteasome assembly chaperone family protein encodes the protein MSDNNDRMYELEYPSPEVSGQTAGGPTLIIALQGYADAGHAVEASSSHLMEALDHRLIASFNNDELIDYRSRRPLVVIEHNEVSSMDELNLGLHVVRDNDNKPFLVLAGPEPDLRWGDFSNAVVDLVEKFGVENTICLYAAPMTVPHTRPTVVTAHGNSADRLKDQISLNTRLNVPGSASLKLEMMLKDKGKNVSGYTVHVPHYVSASPYPAATLKLLQSIADSADLNLPLLALERDAEKVHRQLVEQTEDSAEIQRVVGALEQQYDAELERYWNKHPQAVMPGESDIPSGDEIGAEFEKFLAELDTGADNPDSPSSESDASEPQDSPED